The following nucleotide sequence is from Corylus avellana chromosome ca7, CavTom2PMs-1.0.
tcttcaacattagcttGACCATGCATCTGGGTCCATACGGATGATAACTTTGCCCTATAGGTAAATTATTATATGGTAGGATGCTTGGGATGATGAAGAAATTGGTTAGATACTTTGCACTTGGTTGTCCAATCTTATCCTCTCAATAGCAGGTCATTTTAAGTCTTTGTActtaattattttgctttatcAGGCGTAGcagtccatttttttttgtattgcaGACTCTAGCACATAATTCTGACAAAAATAATGCGTAAGAGTTCATTATGTGTTAAAGACTCTAGCATGAAattgagataaaaaataatgtgTAAGAGTCAATTGTGTGTTACATACTCTAGCATGAatttgacataaaaaaataatacgtAAGAGTCAATTATGTGTTGCAGACTCTAGCATGAAagtgagataaaaaaaattaaaaaaattaaaaaaaaatagtgcgTAAGAGTTCATTATGTGTTAGAGACTCTAGCATGAATTTGAGATGAAAATAATGTGTAAGAGTGCAATATGTGTTGTGAGCTCTAGCATATGTATAAGATAAAAATCTTACTATTTGGTGAATGCAGATGTTTATGAGTGCATATTTATTTTTGCAAATGCATCTTAAATTGATTGTGACATCCTCAATCTTTGGTGATCCTGACATGTCCTCCTGGAAAGACACATATTGTGAAAATGTGATAACTTCTAAGTCTCAATAGCCCTAAGCAATCATATTTGTGTTAAGTGTACGTAGCTTGATGTGTACTTAATTATTTACataaaatcatatgattatattgtGGGTGTACTTGGTAAATAGTTGAGTCACTTGAAAGCTGCAAAGAAGTACTAAGGTATTTGCAGGGGTGCTAGGGACTTTATGCCAACGTAACGGTAATTCACATTCTTGATGTAGTTGGATATTGTGATGCCGATTACTTTGGTTGTCCAGGTAGTGTATTTGTGATGGTGGGAAGAACTATTACGTGGAAAAGTGTCATACAAACACTTATAGCTTCCTCAACTATTGAGACATACATAATATGTAGCTTATTGTGAGGTTACGTGTCAGGATACATAATTGCATAATTTTATCTTAGGGCTAGGTAGTCTAGATGCCACTGTGATGTCGTTAGagatattttgagttttttctgcatcaattttttttttttttttttctcttgaaatACTAGGAGCTCCTTGTGATACAAGCATATtgacataaaaatatttatttctagaGAGAAAATTAGTTGAATCTCACATTTGACTTATGCATATTCCCACAGAACATATGTTGGCGAACCCATTGACCAAGGGTATTTGGCTCCTATAGTGTTTCAGGAGCACGTGATTCATATGAGATTGTTAGAGTCTTTTGTTCTATTAAATTAGTGTGAGTTATGTGCCTTGTGTATATCGTGAGTATTTTTTTGTGTTGCCATATATTGTTCTACGCGCATTTGTGTTCACTATGGCATTGGTGTTGTGATATGAGATATTGTGTGTGAGTCTCGGTGAGACATTGTGTATTAGTTTTAGTAGGcttcatttaaaaatataggGATCACTATTTGTGTGCAATAATTGCATTCTATTTTTCTAGACCACGTGATTATAAATACTTGTTATATGTTATACATCCTATCGATGTGCTCTTAACTTGTAGTTGCAAACACATCCGGATCAGATTATGTTTTTGGGATGCTTATTTGTGTTTACTTGGTAATTAAATGACTTATGCagtccaagtgggagattgtggggttttatttcacttttaggTAGACTGCATAGTCATTTTAATATTTGGGTCTATAATAGGCTGGACCAATCCTATAAGCACTTGAAGAAGCCATGTACTCtcaccctacatatataatgaagTTAGCCTATTAGACTTTATTAGGTCATTAGAGGTGGGCTAACTTCATTAGGTCATTAGAGGATTTAGAGTTGAGAGACTAGTGCCCTCTATACACACAACACAACAGAACAAAGGGAGGAAGATGGCAGACTCATTTTCTAACAAAGAAGGTACATTtacattctttttattattgttcACATGCTATGAAATAAGAcagatttattttttgaaattctaacAAGTTTGCCACCAGGTATTTCCACTACTTCCTTTTAGTATGAACTTGAAATGGATTGCTTTTCCAATAGGAATATCCTAATTGACAACAATGACTAAGTATTAGATCaatttgtcttaaaaaaaaaaaaaaaacaaaaacaaaaacaaaaaaatcttctacattgaccttttttttttttttctgactcACCAGCTCCACAGTCCATACGTGCCCATCTGACCAATTCAATGGTATCGCACTTGAAGGGTCCCATAAGCCAAACATAGTATCATCCCCCACCATGAGAAATTGCTCACCAAACATGCATTCTTTCTGTAACTGGAATTTGACATGAACAGTACTCTTTGATGGATCTGCGCAACAGAGACCAGGTATTGAGACTCAGAGATTGAGGGAGAATCCTAAAGACCAATGAGAAGTTACATGATTCTTCAATTTGGGAAAAGACCAACTACAACTTACCAGTTTCTTGAATCTTCAACCCTGCCTGCACAGAGAATGTGATACAAATTTGTCAATATACGATTCAATCTACACGGTTATATGTATCTATCAAAAGAAAGCAAAGGAAGCGTTTGTGGgtgtgtttattttatatatatatatatatatatatatatatacacacatctTAACCACACAGCTTGAAAGCTGCTCATCAAAAACAGAGAACCAAATAGTGTGTTTCTGCTCAGCAGctgcaagaagaagaagaagaagaaagaaaaggtcTCGCACAAAACAAAagcgaaaaacaaaaaacaacaagaaccaAAAAACAATAAGGAGATTCTAGAGACCGACAAGACCTGGGTTTCCTACGAGAGACGAGCAACCACCGGTTGTATGGCCTTGTGTTGCACATATATCGAATGAGAGAACCCGAAATCAGCAACTTCACTTGACCGTAAAACACGAGGTTCGGGTCTATTAAGAAACAACTCTTTCGGTGAAACAACGAACTTGTCGACGACGATCTTGGAGGATGAACTTGATAGGGTGTTCATCACTCGCTCGCTCACTCGTTGCAACTCGGtagggttttgtttgtttgtggtgAGTCAATGTAATCTGTTTCTAGTGGCTGTTATTGCTGTGAGTAAGTGACTGTGAGGCGTGGCCTTAATGGGTTATATAAATGGTGGGGCCTAATAGCGATATAATTATGTAAATGAGCGGATCCTATTCGACCTGGTATTCAAGCCCAAGCAGGGCCACTGGTGCTCTTGTTCCCAGGCCGGGCCGAGCTTGACTCCATGTAGCTCGAGCCTGGCCCAACCATGATCATGTCTAGGCTTGAGAGGGCATTCTCCGAATCTCCGATAAGAGCGTGCAATCATCATGTATTTCCATCAAACTaagtattaaatttttaagttcggtttgtttaattttgttttgatcaCAAGTCAAGCTTGAATTTATCATCAAGTTAGATAATATGTTTAAATTTgatccatttattttttgaatgaacTCGAACGTGAGTATAACTTATTCATTCTGAGttttttctgtttaaaaaaaaatttaaaatttaattacaatgAAAACTTGCGCTAGAAATGAAATTACAAATAGGAGCCTTTGCCGCTTATACCACTTTGATGCAGCACTCATGACAAACACAACAGGATGtaagaaaacacaacacaactgTATATGGAATCTCACCAAGCTATCAAAGACGTCTCATTCCCAAGGAATATGGGATAAACTGAATAATTCTCATAGATCCCAATAAGTTCAAATTACACAACTTCATAACATTCTACCATGCACTTATTTGATAAGAaataagagataaaaaaaacaGATGATAACAATGACACACCAAACATGAACATATCTATGGGTGCATACCTAGGATATATAAGCTAAACCTACACCGAACCCACTAAGCATGCACATACCAAGATAAATGTTTTCATCAATTGGTGATGCATGCCGGACTTCAGGAAATGTGTCTGTAATTGCCCTCATTTTGTTGACGACATCATTTGTGGGCAAACACTCATGAGGTGATGTTGCAAAGCACAATAGTCCAATTTGCAACACTGAGATCAAGCAATGCACCACTCTGCTTCTGGTATTGAAATGATGATCAACTTCTTCGATTATTGCGCTTTCTTCTATGTCAACATTATTTgtctcatcatcatcttcattttcttcaaagggCATTGACAAGTCCACTATATCCATTACACGATATGGCAAAGCCATTACAGTAAACTTTTGAATGCTCAGACCTTCTTTGAACATGTCATCGGTAGGTCTTTTCCCAGTGAACATCTCCAGCAAGAGTACACCATAGCTATAAATATCTCCAAGTATGGAAATTTGGCCACCCATCCCATACTCTGCAGTTtattaatacattaatacatGATCACTAGATATTATAGTTCTatacttaatcatatatataaccTAAGAATTAGACTTGGACCTATCAAAATTAGGTTTGAACTTTCGTTCATACTTTCGCCTGAATCGAGTTATTGGTTGAAAACAAACCTGGAGGAATGTACTCGATGGAACCCTTCAATGCAACTGAAAAGTCTGACATACTTTGATTTTTGGAGGGATTATGTGATGCGTCAATGACGAACTTTGCTAATCCATAGTCACCAACATGGGCTACCATATCTTCATTGAGGAGGACATTGCTTGGCTTTAAATCACAGTGAACAATCGGTGTTTGGAAATGGAGATGAATATATTGTAATGCATAAGCGACATCCATGGCTATGTTCAGTCTCTGAATAAAGCTCAATCTCTTGCATTGATGTTGCTCATCCTCTATAGGATGCAGCCACTGGTCTAGGCTTCCATTAGACATGAACTGAAAAACTAGACTCTTAAAGTCGTTCCTTTGATGATCAACACTTGAGCAAGCAGTGATAACCATAAGGAGATTACGATGGCGTAAACTTCTCAAAAAATTGCATTCATTGACGAAACTCTTGGAACCTCCTCGTTGTTGAAGGTTTAACACTTTAACTGCAATAACTGCTCCATTGCTAGAGAGAACTCCTTTGTATACAGAACCAAAACTACCAGAACCGATCAAATTGTCCACAGAGAAACCATTGGTTGATCCTGAGAGTTCTGCATAAGATATACAGGCCAATCGCCTATTCTTTAAGGAAGATGCAGCCAAAGGtctctttctccattttttaaCATTACAACATGTGATGAAAAAACATAATAGAACAAGTCCCTATATGACAAGAATTGCTACTTTGAGTGCAAGGCATTTCACGGATGCACGTGTATTATTTTTGTAGCATGTTGGCAAATGTAATTCTGGGACACCACCACATAGTTTATAATTTCCAAAGATTGAAATTGTGCTTACATTCAAAAAAATCCCTTCACTTGGCACTTTCCCAAAGAGATCATTATGAGAAAGATTGAGATGCTTAAGTGACAAAAACTTGCTAAAAAATTCAGGAATCTGCCCTGACAAGTTATTGCGCGAAAGATCAATTTCGTTTAAACCTCTTAGTGTCTTCAAGGATGGAGGAATTGCTCCTTCAAATGAATTGACCTCCAAATGCAAACTCACCAAACTAGTACAACTACCAAGGGAAGCAGGAATTTCACCAGATAATCTATTCTCTGAGAGATCTAACTTCCAAAGATTTTTTAAGTTACCCACTTCAAATGGTAGTGTACCTGTTAAAGAATTATGAGACATGACCAAATAAATCGAAAGAGAGGAAAGACCAATAGCTTGTTTTGGTATAGTACCATTGAGATTGTTAGAAGAAAGGTTTAGTTCAAGCAAATCTTGGCAGTTGCCTAGGCTTAGGGGTATACTTCCCTCAAATTTGTTCTCATCCATGAAGAGCTTTATCAATTTAGTTAAGTTACCTAAAGAGGAAGGAATCGACCCTGAAAATTTGTTATTGTTCAAATATAGTACCCGTAACTGCTGAAGCTTCCCAAGTGCATTGGGGAGAGGACCACTTAAATAGTTACCATGTAATTCCAGATCGGTCAAGTTAACAAGGTTGTCATTCCCATTAGGAATGCCTCCACGTATTATATTTCCACCCAGACCAAGCCACCTCAACCGGGAGGAAAGGTTGGCTATAGAGTTGGGCAGTACTCCACCAAATTGATTAAAATCAAGAGCCAAGACCTTCAAACTTGTACAATTAGCCAAAAAATCGAGAAAATTCAGGTCACCAACTTTCCTATTTCCAAG
It contains:
- the LOC132187957 gene encoding putative receptor-like protein kinase At3g47110 — translated: MSSSLKSARIPAYADDESDHLALLDFKNRISEDPLQIMNLWNDSAHFCNWFGVTCSPSTKRVMVLNLQAQRLSGSITPSIGNLTYLTGINLKNNSFYDEIPQEVGRLRRLQHLNLSYNSFGGNLPSNLSHCTQLRVLHVVDNKLVGHIPKQFNLLLKLVFLQLARNNLIGSIPAWIGNFSLLYVLSLYRNILKGSIPSELGRLSGLRFFSLAVNNLSGTISPPIYNISSIYHFSVAANLLHGSLPPNVGLTLPNLERFFVDLNSFIGHIPVSLSNVSRLYMLDFGENGLTGTVPQNLESFHDLVHLNFYDNSLGNRKVGDLNFLDFLANCTSLKVLALDFNQFGGVLPNSIANLSSRLRWLGLGGNIIRGGIPNGNDNLVNLTDLELHGNYLSGPLPNALGKLQQLRVLYLNNNKFSGSIPSSLGNLTKLIKLFMDENKFEGSIPLSLGNCQDLLELNLSSNNLNGTIPKQAIGLSSLSIYLVMSHNSLTGTLPFEVGNLKNLWKLDLSENRLSGEIPASLGSCTSLVSLHLEVNSFEGAIPPSLKTLRGLNEIDLSRNNLSGQIPEFFSKFLSLKHLNLSHNDLFGKVPKLSGSTNGFSVDNLIGSGSFGSVYKGVLSSNGAVIAVKVLNLQQRGGSKSFVNECNFLRSLRHRNLLMVITACSSVDHQRNDFKSLVFQFMSNGSLDQWLHPIEDEQHQCKRLSFIQRLNIAMDVAYALQYIHLHFQTPIVHCDLKPSNVLLNEDMVAHVGDYGLAKFVIDASHNPSKNQSMSDFSVALKGSIEYIPPEYGMGGQISILGDIYSYGVLLLEMFTGKRPTDDMFKEGLSIQKFTVMALPYRVMDIVDLSMPFEENEDDDETNNVDIEESAIIEEVDHHFNTRSRVVHCLISVLQIGLLCFATSPHECLPTNDVVNKMRAITDTFPEVRHASPIDENIYLGRVEDSRNW